From one Formosa sediminum genomic stretch:
- a CDS encoding ABC transporter permease has product MNYEYFLAKRIIGSKAYKSSVSAPIIKIGIAAIAIGIVVMMIAIATGIGLQQKIRDKVVAFNGHVIISNFDSNNSQESVVPISTQQDFYPEFTSVNGINHIQAVATKFGVIRTATDFEGVILKGVGKDFTWKYFKDFLIEGRLPDYTKDRNEDVLMSQFIANKMGFKLGDKFNTYFIKDDTNKPPSIITYTIVGIYNSGFQEFDASYIIGDIRHIQRLNKWDATQIGNFEVFVDDFDRVQEIGTEVYKNTPPTLNTQTIVDKFYSIFEWIKIFDNNIYAIIGIMILVAGINMITALLVLILERTQMIGVLKALGSNNWSIRKLFLFNASYLIVLGLFWGNLIGLGLLFAQKYLKLFPLDPSIYYVTEAPVYINLNYIIALNVGTFVLCLVMLLVPSYIITKISPVKAMRFE; this is encoded by the coding sequence TTGAATTACGAATATTTTTTAGCTAAACGCATAATAGGCAGTAAAGCGTATAAAAGTAGTGTTTCGGCACCAATAATAAAAATAGGAATTGCTGCAATTGCAATAGGTATTGTGGTGATGATGATTGCCATTGCAACCGGAATTGGCTTACAGCAAAAGATTCGCGATAAAGTAGTTGCTTTTAATGGGCATGTAATTATTTCTAATTTCGATAGTAACAATTCTCAAGAAAGTGTTGTTCCAATTTCTACCCAACAAGATTTTTATCCAGAGTTTACTAGTGTAAATGGTATTAACCATATTCAAGCTGTAGCAACAAAATTTGGAGTAATTAGAACTGCAACAGACTTTGAAGGTGTTATTTTAAAAGGTGTTGGTAAAGATTTTACTTGGAAATATTTTAAAGACTTTTTAATAGAAGGACGACTACCCGATTATACAAAAGACAGAAATGAGGATGTATTAATGTCTCAGTTTATTGCTAATAAAATGGGTTTCAAATTAGGCGATAAATTCAATACCTATTTTATTAAAGACGATACCAATAAACCACCAAGTATAATTACATATACTATAGTTGGGATTTATAATTCGGGCTTTCAAGAGTTTGATGCGTCTTATATAATTGGAGACATTAGACACATTCAGCGATTAAATAAATGGGATGCCACTCAAATAGGAAATTTTGAAGTTTTTGTAGATGATTTTGATCGTGTTCAGGAAATCGGAACAGAAGTCTATAAAAACACACCGCCAACTTTAAATACACAAACTATAGTCGATAAATTTTATTCTATTTTCGAGTGGATTAAGATTTTCGATAATAATATCTATGCCATTATCGGGATCATGATTTTAGTCGCAGGTATTAATATGATTACAGCTTTATTGGTTCTTATTCTAGAACGCACCCAAATGATTGGCGTCTTAAAAGCTTTAGGTAGTAATAACTGGAGTATTAGAAAACTCTTTTTGTTTAATGCGTCTTACTTAATTGTGCTTGGTTTATTCTGGGGAAACCTGATAGGTTTAGGTTTATTATTCGCTCAGAAATATTTAAAACTTTTTCCTTTAGATCCTAGTATTTATTATGTAACCGAAGCTCCGGTGTACATAAATCTTAATTATATTATTGCACTTAATGTAGGGACATTTGTGTTGTGTTTGGTAATGCTTTTGGTGCCATCTTATATTATCACTAAAATTTCACCTGTAAAAGCGATGCGTTTCGAGTAG
- a CDS encoding exo-beta-N-acetylmuramidase NamZ family protein translates to MHLNVLKNTVLLSVFIMISFGCRAMSFTSHLNLKHIVLKNDSTIIVGANRTETYLPLLEGKKIGIVANQTSVIFRSGGQYTHLVDSLLQLDVNITKVFSPEHGFRGTADAGEVVKDGIDTKTKLPIVSLYGSNKKPTTEQLKNTDLLIFDIQDVGARFYTYISTLHYVMEACAEQNIPILILDRPNPNGRYIDGPILEMEHKSFVGMHPIPIVHGMTIGEYAQMINGQKWLNNGIQCEVTVINMEHYSHDKLYYLPIKPSPNLPNDQSINLYPSLCFFEGTNVNAGRGTDTQFQVYGSPFLKNQPYSYTPKPNAGAKHPKHEGKLCYGVDLTEEKQLQQINLAYIMKAYQATENKAEFFNSFFTKLAGSKKLQKQIEGNLSVTEIKQSWKTGLDAYKKMCKPYLLYL, encoded by the coding sequence ATGCATTTAAATGTCCTCAAAAATACAGTTTTATTATCGGTTTTCATCATGATTTCTTTTGGTTGTCGTGCAATGTCTTTTACATCACATCTAAATTTAAAACATATCGTTCTAAAAAACGATAGCACTATTATTGTAGGAGCAAATAGAACCGAAACCTACCTTCCGCTCTTAGAAGGGAAAAAAATTGGTATAGTAGCCAATCAAACGTCCGTCATTTTTAGATCTGGTGGCCAATATACCCATTTGGTAGATTCACTTTTACAATTAGATGTTAATATAACTAAAGTATTTTCTCCTGAACACGGATTTCGTGGTACTGCAGATGCGGGAGAAGTTGTTAAAGATGGAATTGACACCAAAACAAAACTACCTATAGTTTCACTCTATGGTTCTAATAAGAAGCCAACAACAGAGCAATTAAAAAATACAGACCTTTTAATTTTTGACATTCAGGATGTAGGAGCTCGTTTTTATACTTACATCTCGACATTGCATTATGTTATGGAAGCGTGTGCTGAACAAAATATTCCGATTTTAATATTAGACCGACCAAACCCTAACGGGCGCTATATAGATGGTCCTATTTTAGAAATGGAACATAAAAGTTTTGTGGGTATGCATCCAATACCAATAGTTCATGGTATGACCATTGGTGAGTATGCACAAATGATAAATGGACAAAAATGGTTAAATAACGGCATACAATGTGAGGTTACTGTTATTAATATGGAACATTATTCTCACGATAAATTATACTACTTACCCATAAAACCATCTCCTAATTTGCCGAATGATCAGTCTATAAACTTATACCCTAGTTTATGCTTTTTTGAAGGTACAAATGTTAATGCTGGACGTGGTACAGATACTCAATTTCAAGTTTACGGTTCTCCTTTTTTAAAAAACCAGCCTTATAGCTATACACCTAAACCAAATGCAGGTGCTAAACACCCAAAACATGAAGGTAAACTTTGTTATGGAGTAGATTTAACTGAAGAGAAACAACTACAACAAATTAATTTGGCTTATATTATGAAAGCTTATCAAGCAACAGAAAACAAAGCTGAATTTTTTAATTCATTTTTCACGAAACTAGCTGGTTCTAAAAAACTTCAGAAACAAATTGAAGGTAATTTAAGTGTGACAGAAATTAAACAATCGTGGAAAACCGGATTAGATGCATATAAGAAAATGTGTAAACCATACCTATTGTATTTATAA
- a CDS encoding YkgJ family cysteine cluster protein has translation MQDLLKNLPKQAKDKHNENTTFFKKLKKKPPKQLDYIMQELHDAEFKRTDCLECANCCKTTGPLFTDKDVERIAKHFKLKPQRFIEQFLRTDEDNDYVLQSVPCTFLGADNYCSIYEVRPKACREFPHTDRKKFQQISNLTIKNVAICPAAFNIVEEMKKRIK, from the coding sequence ATGCAAGACCTATTAAAAAATCTGCCTAAACAGGCCAAAGATAAGCATAACGAGAATACAACCTTTTTTAAAAAACTAAAAAAGAAACCACCTAAGCAACTAGATTATATTATGCAAGAATTGCATGATGCAGAATTTAAACGTACCGATTGCTTAGAATGTGCAAATTGTTGTAAAACCACAGGACCCTTGTTTACAGATAAAGATGTGGAACGTATTGCAAAGCATTTTAAGTTGAAACCACAGCGTTTTATCGAGCAGTTTTTGCGCACCGATGAAGACAACGATTATGTTTTACAAAGTGTACCTTGTACGTTTTTAGGAGCAGATAACTACTGTTCAATTTATGAGGTTAGGCCAAAAGCATGTCGAGAATTTCCGCACACAGATAGAAAAAAGTTTCAACAAATTTCTAATCTAACAATAAAAAATGTTGCCATTTGTCCTGCCGCATTTAATATTGTAGAAGAAATGAAAAAACGTATAAAGTAA
- a CDS encoding class I SAM-dependent methyltransferase, which yields MKDLLGQALLDYQNGNHTEDIITSTNISDEDTLPIPYLFREYNDMPKLEQEALKLAKGKVLDVGCGAGGHSLYLQNKGYNVKAIDISEGAISVCKNRGLKQAKVSSILDETEHFDTILLLMNGTGIFQKLKYVTQYLSHLKTLLNPNGQILIDSSDIQYMYEDEDGGLWIDTNSNYYGELDYYLSYKGKNETPLTWLYLDFNTLKTACLTVGLHCESIKEGDHFDYLAKLTISE from the coding sequence ATGAAAGACCTTTTAGGACAAGCACTTTTAGATTACCAAAATGGCAATCATACTGAAGATATAATCACTTCTACAAACATTTCAGACGAGGATACTCTACCTATTCCTTATTTATTTCGGGAATATAACGATATGCCTAAATTAGAACAAGAAGCTTTGAAGCTAGCGAAAGGAAAAGTATTAGATGTTGGTTGTGGAGCTGGTGGGCATAGTTTATATCTTCAAAATAAAGGATACAATGTTAAGGCTATAGATATTTCTGAAGGTGCCATTTCTGTATGCAAAAATCGCGGATTAAAACAGGCTAAAGTTAGCTCTATATTAGATGAAACCGAACATTTTGACACGATTTTATTGTTGATGAATGGTACAGGAATTTTTCAAAAACTAAAGTATGTAACACAATATTTATCCCACTTAAAAACGCTTCTAAATCCTAACGGGCAAATATTAATTGATTCTTCAGACATTCAATACATGTATGAAGATGAAGATGGCGGATTATGGATTGATACCAATTCAAATTATTACGGAGAGCTTGATTATTACTTGAGTTATAAAGGTAAAAATGAAACGCCTTTAACTTGGCTATATTTAGATTTTAATACCTTAAAGACAGCATGCCTAACCGTAGGATTACATTGTGAAAGCATTAAAGAAGGAGACCATTTTGATTATTTAGCCAAACTAACAATTAGCGAATAG
- a CDS encoding DUF2059 domain-containing protein, whose product MKFLFTLCIGLLLSISVYSQTEEYTKAATQCLNITGMSAHYETIFETCFKQMQDQYAKLNIPSNTWKEFKTVKPEALARVNQELVTVYSDFFTLEDVQKMNALYRSSTGQTMIKNPNALTKKDKKEIDRFYKSETGKKIINSQSAMNQKMQVVSDFWCGEMYKDVNEKLEAKGYTIR is encoded by the coding sequence ATGAAATTTCTCTTTACATTATGTATAGGTTTACTATTAAGTATATCTGTATATTCTCAAACAGAAGAGTATACAAAAGCTGCAACCCAATGTCTTAATATAACAGGAATGTCTGCACATTATGAAACTATTTTTGAAACCTGTTTTAAACAAATGCAAGATCAATACGCTAAGTTAAATATTCCTTCAAACACTTGGAAGGAGTTTAAAACGGTTAAACCAGAAGCTTTAGCACGAGTAAATCAAGAATTAGTTACGGTGTATTCTGATTTTTTTACTTTAGAAGATGTGCAAAAAATGAATGCGCTTTATCGTTCTTCTACTGGACAAACTATGATTAAGAATCCGAATGCGTTAACAAAAAAAGATAAAAAAGAAATTGATCGTTTTTACAAATCAGAAACCGGTAAAAAAATTATTAATTCTCAATCAGCAATGAATCAGAAAATGCAAGTTGTATCCGATTTCTGGTGTGGTGAAATGTATAAAGATGTAAATGAAAAGTTAGAAGCTAAAGGGTATACTATTCGCTAA
- a CDS encoding TonB-dependent receptor, whose protein sequence is MYKTYQYILVPIVSLFSVTLMCAQEKDTIQTDVINVIKPYTPTISDAFKAKITPTLEDNSTVKKKTVDYNILSVPVASTFIPTKGKAAMIEREKPELFYENYLTIGYGSYGNLISELYVTKELNRIGSFGARITQEMSDGGIDGKILDDSFTDTNVELEYIKRQRDITWSIKGGLQRQKYNWYGIESRYENSINDNEKVSHNFYNLYAIGDVAFDYTYIKSASVTLRRFYDEFDSGENHLNFKGKVDLPVLDEEITTNVRLEYLNGHAGNRYTPSTPIPEYGNLLFGVAPSYQLRRDNLTLNIGASAYYMLGFEDTKSNLYLYPNITGSFRVVDDVVIAYGGLTGDVVQNSYRDFTQSNQFLSPTISVRPTDNSFNAYLGMLGKFTNDIGYNLKLGYTSEKDKPLFRKNNFPASGTTMNGSTAYEYGNSFTVVYDNIKTIHALAEVNVEMNRNFKMGLRAEYMNFNTEFEEEAWNLPSLKASVFGDYNSEDNWFAGAKIFYVGERKDQNVLIGDNVTTAESIITVDGYIDINLNAGYNISNRFTVFLNLNNIAGDSYERWSNYNVQGFQILGGATYKFDF, encoded by the coding sequence ATGTATAAGACCTATCAATATATATTAGTACCTATAGTTTCTCTATTTAGTGTTACACTTATGTGTGCACAAGAGAAAGACACGATTCAAACCGATGTTATCAACGTAATAAAGCCTTACACTCCAACAATATCTGATGCTTTTAAAGCAAAAATAACACCTACTTTAGAAGATAATTCTACTGTAAAGAAAAAAACTGTAGATTATAATATTCTATCTGTTCCTGTAGCTTCAACATTTATTCCTACTAAGGGTAAAGCAGCTATGATAGAACGAGAAAAACCAGAATTGTTTTATGAAAATTATTTAACAATAGGTTACGGATCTTATGGGAATTTAATTTCAGAACTTTATGTTACTAAAGAGCTTAATCGAATAGGTTCTTTCGGAGCTCGGATAACACAAGAAATGTCGGATGGAGGAATTGATGGTAAAATTTTAGATGATTCTTTTACAGATACTAATGTAGAGTTAGAGTATATTAAAAGGCAACGCGATATTACTTGGAGTATAAAAGGAGGCTTACAACGGCAAAAATACAATTGGTATGGTATAGAAAGTCGTTACGAAAATTCTATAAATGATAATGAGAAGGTAAGTCATAATTTTTATAATTTATATGCAATTGGAGATGTCGCATTCGATTATACTTATATAAAGTCTGCGAGTGTCACATTAAGACGTTTTTACGATGAATTTGATTCTGGAGAGAATCATTTAAACTTTAAGGGGAAAGTTGATTTACCTGTATTAGATGAAGAAATTACTACCAATGTAAGATTAGAATATCTTAACGGTCATGCAGGAAATAGATACACGCCATCTACACCAATACCAGAATACGGAAACTTGCTTTTTGGAGTAGCGCCTTCCTATCAATTACGTCGTGATAATTTAACCTTAAATATAGGGGCTTCAGCATACTACATGTTAGGATTTGAAGATACCAAGAGTAATTTATATCTATACCCAAATATTACAGGGTCTTTTAGAGTAGTAGACGATGTGGTTATCGCTTATGGAGGATTAACGGGTGATGTAGTTCAGAATTCATATCGAGATTTTACTCAGTCTAATCAATTTTTATCACCTACAATAAGTGTAAGACCAACAGATAATAGTTTTAATGCGTATTTAGGAATGTTAGGTAAATTTACTAATGACATTGGCTATAATCTTAAATTGGGATATACTTCTGAAAAAGACAAACCATTATTTAGAAAAAATAATTTTCCAGCAAGCGGAACAACTATGAATGGCTCTACTGCTTATGAATACGGAAATTCTTTTACTGTAGTATACGATAATATAAAAACGATTCATGCTTTAGCCGAAGTAAATGTAGAAATGAATAGAAACTTTAAGATGGGATTACGTGCAGAATATATGAATTTTAATACCGAGTTTGAAGAGGAAGCATGGAATTTACCAAGTCTTAAAGCTTCAGTGTTTGGAGATTATAACTCTGAAGATAACTGGTTTGCTGGAGCAAAAATATTTTATGTAGGAGAACGTAAAGATCAAAATGTTTTAATAGGAGATAATGTAACAACAGCAGAATCTATAATTACTGTAGATGGCTATATAGATATTAATTTAAATGCTGGATATAATATAAGTAATAGGTTTACCGTGTTTTTAAACTTAAATAATATTGCTGGAGATAGTTACGAGCGTTGGAGTAATTATAATGTACAAGGCTTCCAAATATTAGGAGGAGCAACATATAAATTTGATTTTTAG
- a CDS encoding tetratricopeptide repeat protein: MIRSKIVLFLLAIVLCSKMLAQQTAIYTNDQESYLKALALYNSKQYLAAQNIFTSIQKKTKEEVMKSECAYYIASAAIRLNQLKADDLVEEFVEEYPTSPKRNSAYIDVADFYFKSGKYPHAKKWYDRVDERSLTDLEKDRYYFNKGYTAFITKNYKNARTYLNKVENSATYGSQAKYYIGYMAYESDDASQANQYFDQVKDQEKYKEKMSYYKADLNFKLGNFQQAIALAQEQIPYSSREEESELNKIIGESYFNLGQYDQAIPYLTLYEGKRGKWSNTDYYLLGYAYYKQGDYENAISEFSKIISGDNSVAQNAYYHLGESYIRLNKKTEALNAFRNASQMDFEPKIQEDAYYNYAKISYETGNPYESVPTVLSSYITKYPETTHRTEIESLLVDSYITSKNYKEALKILETKKDAASKEAYQKVTFYRGLELLEEEKYKEATGFFDKAVNTQINPEYTARASFWRGESNYNLGNYKDAVLDYKTFKQYSISDSEEGKVVDYNLGYAYFKQKEYALATEHFNTFTQNYKDDQIKLNDAYLRLGDGYFVSSKYDSAITAYNAAIQLNTLESDYAAFQKAISYGYTSNSTKKVSALEAFLDDYPKSKLRDDAMYELGNSYTKSNQSEKAVSMYNRLSSEYRMSSLAPKAMLREGLIFYNSNKNEGALAVFKTVAANYPGTPEAIQAVSTARLIYIDMGAVDTYASWVETLDYVKVTDADLDNSTYEAAEKKYLENNTDEAIKQFNGYLNQFKNGLHSTQAHFYLAQLYYQKGLKVNAAPHYKYVVDASRSEFTEEALMRLSQSYLEGKNWIDAIPVLQRLETEATFPQNVIFAQSNLMKANYQLNKYKSAVSYANKVLANASIDNKIKSDAHIIIARSAFSTNDLVIAKEAYEEVSKVATGETAAEALFYNAYFKHQEGDYEGSNAAVQRLAKDYSSYKYFSAKGLVVMARNYKELGDAFQATYILESVIENFKSFNDVVAEANKQLKDIKNEQAKTNSSVKTQN; the protein is encoded by the coding sequence ATGATTAGAAGTAAGATTGTATTATTTTTATTAGCAATTGTATTGTGTAGCAAGATGCTAGCACAACAAACCGCAATTTATACAAACGATCAAGAGAGTTATTTAAAAGCATTGGCGCTTTATAATAGTAAACAGTACCTTGCTGCTCAGAATATATTTACAAGTATTCAAAAAAAGACTAAAGAAGAAGTCATGAAGTCTGAGTGTGCGTACTATATTGCTAGTGCAGCTATTCGGTTAAATCAACTAAAAGCAGACGATCTTGTAGAGGAATTTGTAGAAGAATACCCAACGAGTCCAAAACGAAATTCTGCCTATATAGATGTAGCAGATTTTTATTTTAAAAGTGGTAAATATCCACATGCTAAAAAATGGTACGACCGTGTAGACGAACGTTCGCTTACAGATCTGGAGAAAGATAGATACTATTTTAATAAAGGGTATACTGCATTTATAACTAAAAATTATAAAAACGCAAGAACGTATCTAAATAAAGTCGAGAACTCGGCAACTTACGGCTCTCAAGCTAAGTATTATATAGGTTACATGGCATATGAAAGCGATGACGCTAGTCAGGCTAATCAGTATTTCGATCAGGTAAAAGATCAAGAGAAATACAAAGAAAAAATGTCTTATTACAAAGCCGATTTAAATTTTAAATTAGGAAATTTCCAGCAAGCTATTGCCTTGGCTCAAGAGCAAATACCGTATAGTAGCCGGGAAGAAGAATCTGAATTAAATAAAATTATTGGCGAAAGTTATTTTAATTTAGGACAGTACGATCAAGCCATACCGTATTTAACTCTTTACGAAGGTAAAAGAGGGAAGTGGAGTAATACTGATTATTATTTGCTAGGTTATGCATATTACAAACAAGGTGATTATGAAAATGCCATTTCAGAATTTAGTAAAATTATAAGCGGCGATAATAGTGTAGCTCAAAATGCATACTATCATTTAGGTGAAAGTTATATACGTTTAAATAAAAAAACAGAAGCTTTAAATGCTTTTAGAAATGCTTCCCAAATGGATTTTGAACCTAAAATTCAAGAAGATGCCTACTATAATTATGCTAAAATTAGTTATGAAACCGGAAACCCTTACGAGTCTGTACCTACGGTACTGTCTAGTTACATAACAAAATACCCAGAAACTACGCACCGAACAGAAATAGAAAGCTTATTGGTAGATTCTTATATTACGTCTAAAAATTATAAGGAAGCTTTAAAAATTTTAGAAACAAAAAAAGATGCTGCCAGTAAGGAAGCTTATCAAAAAGTTACTTTTTACAGAGGTTTAGAGTTACTTGAAGAAGAAAAATATAAAGAAGCAACAGGCTTTTTTGATAAGGCAGTAAATACACAAATCAATCCAGAATACACAGCTCGTGCAAGTTTTTGGAGAGGAGAGAGTAACTACAATTTAGGAAATTATAAAGACGCTGTTTTAGATTATAAAACATTTAAACAATATAGTATTTCAGATAGTGAAGAAGGTAAAGTTGTAGATTATAATTTAGGATATGCGTATTTTAAGCAAAAAGAGTATGCACTTGCTACAGAACATTTCAACACGTTTACCCAAAATTATAAAGATGATCAAATTAAACTAAATGATGCTTATTTACGTTTGGGAGATGGTTATTTTGTATCTAGTAAATACGACAGTGCTATTACAGCTTATAATGCTGCAATACAATTAAATACTTTAGAGTCTGATTATGCTGCTTTTCAAAAAGCCATAAGTTACGGTTATACTAGTAACTCTACTAAAAAAGTATCTGCTTTAGAAGCTTTTTTAGACGATTATCCTAAATCTAAATTAAGAGATGATGCTATGTACGAATTAGGAAATTCGTATACAAAATCTAATCAGAGTGAAAAGGCTGTGAGTATGTATAACAGACTTAGTTCTGAATACAGAATGAGTTCTTTAGCTCCTAAAGCAATGCTTAGAGAGGGGTTAATTTTTTATAATAGCAATAAAAACGAAGGTGCTTTAGCTGTATTTAAAACTGTAGCAGCCAATTATCCAGGTACTCCAGAAGCCATACAAGCCGTATCTACAGCACGTTTAATATATATTGATATGGGAGCGGTAGACACGTATGCAAGTTGGGTTGAAACTCTAGATTATGTTAAAGTTACAGATGCAGATCTTGATAATTCTACATATGAAGCTGCCGAGAAAAAATATTTAGAAAATAATACAGATGAAGCTATAAAACAATTTAACGGTTATTTAAATCAGTTTAAAAATGGCTTACACTCCACCCAAGCCCATTTTTACTTAGCCCAATTATATTACCAAAAAGGATTAAAAGTTAACGCTGCACCACATTATAAATATGTAGTAGATGCATCAAGAAGTGAATTTACAGAAGAAGCCTTAATGCGACTATCCCAAAGTTACTTAGAGGGTAAGAACTGGATTGATGCAATACCCGTTTTACAACGTTTAGAAACAGAGGCAACATTCCCGCAGAATGTGATTTTTGCACAATCTAATTTAATGAAAGCTAATTATCAATTAAATAAATATAAGAGCGCTGTTAGTTATGCAAATAAGGTTTTAGCTAACGCCTCTATAGATAATAAAATTAAAAGTGATGCACATATAATTATCGCTAGATCTGCATTTAGTACTAATGATCTTGTTATTGCTAAAGAAGCTTATGAAGAGGTTAGCAAGGTTGCTACGGGTGAAACTGCGGCCGAAGCATTGTTTTATAATGCTTATTTTAAACACCAAGAAGGCGATTATGAAGGATCTAATGCAGCAGTACAACGTTTAGCTAAAGACTATTCAAGTTATAAATATTTTAGTGCCAAAGGTTTGGTTGTCATGGCTAGGAACTATAAAGAGTTAGGAGACGCATTTCAAGCGACTTATATCTTAGAAAGTGTAATTGAAAATTTTAAATCTTTTAACGATGTAGTTGCAGAAGCCAATAAGCAATTAAAAGACATCAAGAATGAGCAAGCAAAAACAAACTCTTCAGTAAAAACCCAAAACTAA
- a CDS encoding cell division ATP-binding protein FtsE has product MSQTVLQLKDVSIFQGESLVLSNVNVEIYKGDFVYLIGKTGTGKSSFMKTLYGDLPLTKGEGNIVDFNLRTLKEKEIPYLRRKLGVVFQDFKLLVDRNINENLRFVLKATGWKDKSAMQSRIEEVLEKVGMKTKGFKFPHELSGGEQQRVAIARALLNDPELILADEPTGNLDPQTSIEVMKVLQDINKNGNTILMATHDYALLLKYPSKTLKCDNNQLFEVVQRKA; this is encoded by the coding sequence ATGTCGCAAACTGTACTCCAATTAAAAGATGTCTCAATATTTCAAGGCGAAAGCCTAGTGCTTTCTAATGTAAATGTTGAAATTTACAAAGGTGATTTTGTGTACCTAATTGGAAAAACGGGAACCGGAAAAAGTAGTTTTATGAAAACCTTGTATGGCGATTTACCGCTTACTAAGGGCGAAGGTAATATTGTAGACTTTAATTTAAGGACTTTAAAAGAAAAAGAAATACCTTATTTAAGACGTAAACTTGGAGTTGTCTTTCAAGACTTTAAACTTTTGGTTGATAGAAATATTAACGAAAACCTACGTTTTGTATTAAAAGCCACTGGTTGGAAAGATAAATCTGCAATGCAGTCGCGTATAGAAGAAGTATTAGAAAAAGTGGGAATGAAAACAAAAGGATTTAAATTTCCTCATGAATTATCTGGAGGTGAGCAACAGCGTGTAGCGATTGCTCGTGCTTTACTTAACGATCCTGAACTTATCCTTGCAGATGAACCCACGGGAAACCTTGATCCGCAAACTAGTATTGAAGTTATGAAAGTCCTGCAAGACATCAATAAAAACGGAAATACCATCTTAATGGCTACCCACGATTACGCATTACTTTTAAAATACCCAAGTAAAACCTTAAAATGCGATAACAACCAATTATTTGAAGTGGTGCAACGTAAAGCATAA
- a CDS encoding glycosyltransferase family 2 protein, whose product MLSVLIPIYNYNVVALVKALHKQLIEANIIFEIICLDDASDVKYMNTNTEVEALSCTSFLKSSHNNGRTQTRQSLCEASQFEWLLFLDADTIPVNTNYILTYIKYINSDFEAIFGGFAYNNTPPENEFMLRWKYGRSKEVVDASVRNRTPYKVIISANFLIKKSVFKSLNAQMQYSGYGLDNYFGALLKDKSIKVYHINNPVYHLGIENSNVYLQKKEAAALMLLKLTKQQKIKTHNNSLLALFTSLKHTKLNVIFSYIHSIFKVQMKRNLLGSNPNIKVLQLYRITFMCYIDFNS is encoded by the coding sequence ATGCTATCTGTTTTAATTCCAATATATAATTACAATGTAGTTGCTTTAGTAAAAGCATTACACAAACAACTTATTGAAGCTAATATTATTTTTGAAATTATATGTTTAGATGATGCATCTGACGTAAAATACATGAATACAAATACTGAGGTTGAAGCATTATCTTGCACTTCTTTTTTAAAATCATCTCATAATAATGGTAGAACCCAAACAAGGCAATCACTTTGCGAAGCCTCACAATTTGAGTGGTTATTGTTTTTAGATGCAGATACTATTCCTGTAAACACAAACTACATTTTAACCTACATTAAATATATAAATTCTGACTTCGAAGCCATTTTTGGTGGATTTGCTTACAACAATACACCTCCAGAAAATGAATTTATGTTAAGATGGAAATATGGTAGGAGTAAAGAAGTGGTAGATGCATCTGTAAGAAATCGCACCCCTTATAAAGTCATAATTTCTGCAAATTTTCTAATTAAAAAATCTGTTTTCAAAAGTTTAAATGCACAAATGCAATATAGTGGATATGGTTTAGACAATTATTTTGGAGCATTACTTAAAGATAAATCAATCAAAGTATATCATATTAACAATCCAGTATATCATCTTGGTATAGAAAACAGTAACGTGTATTTACAAAAAAAAGAAGCAGCAGCTTTAATGTTATTAAAGTTAACTAAACAGCAAAAAATTAAAACTCATAATAATAGTCTTCTAGCTCTATTTACCTCGCTTAAACACACTAAATTAAACGTTATATTTTCTTACATACATAGCATTTTTAAAGTTCAAATGAAACGCAACCTATTAGGATCTAATCCTAATATTAAAGTATTACAACTCTACCGTATAACGTTTATGTGTTATATTGATTTTAACTCTTAA